A portion of the Oncorhynchus clarkii lewisi isolate Uvic-CL-2024 chromosome 27, UVic_Ocla_1.0, whole genome shotgun sequence genome contains these proteins:
- the LOC139385943 gene encoding ras and Rab interactor 2 isoform X1: protein MMRGLEDQDEKDDSHRGVSGTVRTENEVTDGVSRRPLTLLDRLRLCQDAWAPGGPWDRDGAHAALWGRPAGSFLVLRDSASQPVLLCVATGGESGHVRDNPIHRTGAAYQLSQSFLGFSDLAQLVVFYSMSRDVLPVCLFIPPWLYSLTDQPQSNSLSQLGPKSWLCPTSDLQTDHMTQRAPGTAMCTIQLTAANGALCIINPLYLHEHGDDWLTHQPTSPQRVNRPANYRRERRLSTTRPWSGSGLLTKRAISMEQESYSSRSDNPVQATPSPPTPTGGVVLRRPSRDASIESLDRTWTQDRTTRPPSDPKPLFSPAPQSPHRVSWVEDRVWLSKPPPPSLLRPPSLEMDSLSISSMEEEPESVTSPSHSPHPSHRLADKVKHRLSAVGLAIGGLGCPQKRMTKRVQELSKRRGGLFAEAVMGFVEMTLGAGFIPGMTGADLLQEVRTALTALRETLLDCPEIHILIDSMADTPDGELDAILELSLHKVALKPVSAHLYTCLQSCWDHDGSLRKLRENQRLLEGRGVEELEGTPGAGVPDPVTLEKIQQRWSAMHQSYSPSRKVHILLKVCKTIYHSMTANANPGVVYGADDFLPCLTWVLLRSDVVTLQLDTNYMMELLDPTQLQGEGGYYLTSLYASLFYISSFRPRLVTRQLSTEAQQSLSQWHRRRTLHCNQSRRSTNRRTLRRPGHSEKGRENSSYAEMETGTGSVTDAPPAPSSVVAKALHIISEVVVAVREEEGSRGEGQGFPAAQLQASPRKEKPITVEELDGHPAGSEVDWEGGVRPWRCVVEGLESEEGQASLHRVHEELCARSVELDDQTDTQIGQQRSEWTGLPVVD from the exons aGCTTCCTGGTGTTGAGGGACTCTGCCTCCCAGCCCGTCCTGCTGTGTGTGGCCactggaggagagagtggacaTGTCAGAGACAACCCCATACATCGCACTGGTGCAG CTTATCAGCTATCTCAGTCATTTTTAGGGTTCTCTGATCTGGCCCAGTTAGTGGTGTTCTACTCTATGAGCAG ggacGTGTTGCCAGTGTGTCTGTTCATCCCTCCGTGGCTCTACAGTCTAACAGATCAGCCACAGTCCAACAGTCTGTCCCAGCTGGGTCCCA AATCCTGGCTGTGTCCCACCTCTGACCTCCAGACTGATCACATGACTCAGAGGGCTCCTGGTACTGCCATGTGCACCATACAG CTGACAGCAGCAAATGGTGCTCTGTGCATCATCAACCCACTCTATCTCCATGAGCATGGCGATGACTGGCTGACCCATCAACCAACCAGCCCACAGCGAGTTAATCGGCCAGCGAATTATAGGCGTGAGAGACGACTGAGTACAACAAGACCTTGGTCAGGGTCGGGCCTTCTTACTAAGAGAGCTATCTCAATGGAGCAGGAGTCCTACAGCTCCAGGTCTGATAATCCAG TCCAGGCTACCCCGTCTCCCCCCACCCCAACAGGAGGGGTGGTTCTGAGGAGGCCCAGTAGGGATGCTTCCATTGAGTCACTCGACAGAACCTGGACCCAGGACCGCACTACCAGGCCCCCCTCAGACCCCAAGCCCCTGTTCAGccctgcccctcagtcccctcacAGGGTGTCCTGGGTTGAGGACAGGGTATGGCTCTCCAAACcgccacccccctccctcctccgccCCCCCTCCCTGGAGATGGACTCGCTGTCAATCAGCAGCATGGAAGAGGAGCCGGAGTCGGTCACCTCCCCTTCCCACTCCCCCCACCCCTCGCATCGTTTGGCCGACAAGGTGAAACACCGCCTCTCGGCTGTGGGCCTGGCCATTGGTGGGCTGGGGTGTCCACAGAAGAGGATGACCAAGCGGGTGCAGGAGCTCAGCAAGCGGAGGGGCGGTTTGTTTGCCGAGGCAGTGATGGGATTCGTTGAGATGACCCTGGGGGCGGGGTTTATCCCTGGAATGACAGGTGCGGACCTGCTTCAGGAGGTGCGTACGGCTCTCACTGCCCTGAGAGAGACACTGCTGGACTGTCCTGAGATACACATCCTCATAGACAGTATGGCAGACACACCCGATGGAGAGCTGG ATGCCATACTGGAGCTCTCCCTACACAAGGTGGCCCTAAAGCCTGTGAGCGCCCACCTGTACACCTGCCTCCAGAGCTGTTGGGACCATGACGGTAGCCTGCGGAAGCTGAGGGAGAACCAGCGGCTCCTGGAGGGCCGGGGGGTGGAGGAGCTGGAAGGGACACCTGGGGCGGGGGTCCCTGATCCTGTCACCCTGGAGAAGATCCAGCAGAGGTGGTCAGCCATGCACCAGTCTTACTCCCCCAGCAGGAAGGTCCATATCCTGCTCAAGGTCTGCAAGACCATCTACCACAGCATGACGGCCAATGCCAACCCAG gaGTGGTGTATGGGGCTGATGACTTCCTGCCGTGTCTGACCTGGGTGCTTCTGCGTAGTGATGTGGTCACTCTGCAGCTGGACACTAACTACATGATGGAGCTACTGGACCCCACACAGCTGCAGGGAGAGG GAGGTTACTACCTGACGTCCCTGTATGCTTCTCTTTTCTACATCAGCAGCTTCCGCCCTCGTCTCGTCACGCGCCAGCTCAGCACCGAGGCCCAGCAATCGCTGAGCCAATGGCATCGCAGGCGCACCCTGCACTGCAACCAGTCACGACGCAGCACGAATCGGAGGACCCTCCGGAGACCTGGGCACAGTGAGAAGGGCAGGGAAAACTCCAGTTACGCAGAGATGGAAACTGGCACAGGAAGTGTAACTGACGCCCCACCGGCGCCCTCTAGTGTTGTGGCCAAGGCACTGCACATAATCTCAGAGGTGGTGGTAgcagtgagggaggaagagggcaGCAGAGGAGAGGGCCAAGGATTTCCAGCTGCACAACTCCAGGCCTCGCCTCGGAAGGAGAAACCGATTACAGTAGAAGAGTTGGACGGACATCCAGCAGGGAGTGAGGTGGACTGGGAGGGAGGGGTCAGACCATGGAGGTGTGTTGTAGAGGGCTTAGAGAGTGAGGAAGGGCAGGCTAGTCTCCATAGGGTCCATGAGGAACTCTGTGCCAGGTCAGTGGAGCTAGAtgaccagacagacacacagataggTCAGCAGAGGTCAGAGTGGACTGGGCTGCCAGTGGTAGACTGA
- the LOC139385943 gene encoding ras and Rab interactor 2 isoform X2: protein MSRDVLPVCLFIPPWLYSLTDQPQSNSLSQLGPKSWLCPTSDLQTDHMTQRAPGTAMCTIQLTAANGALCIINPLYLHEHGDDWLTHQPTSPQRVNRPANYRRERRLSTTRPWSGSGLLTKRAISMEQESYSSRSDNPVQATPSPPTPTGGVVLRRPSRDASIESLDRTWTQDRTTRPPSDPKPLFSPAPQSPHRVSWVEDRVWLSKPPPPSLLRPPSLEMDSLSISSMEEEPESVTSPSHSPHPSHRLADKVKHRLSAVGLAIGGLGCPQKRMTKRVQELSKRRGGLFAEAVMGFVEMTLGAGFIPGMTGADLLQEVRTALTALRETLLDCPEIHILIDSMADTPDGELDAILELSLHKVALKPVSAHLYTCLQSCWDHDGSLRKLRENQRLLEGRGVEELEGTPGAGVPDPVTLEKIQQRWSAMHQSYSPSRKVHILLKVCKTIYHSMTANANPGVVYGADDFLPCLTWVLLRSDVVTLQLDTNYMMELLDPTQLQGEGGYYLTSLYASLFYISSFRPRLVTRQLSTEAQQSLSQWHRRRTLHCNQSRRSTNRRTLRRPGHSEKGRENSSYAEMETGTGSVTDAPPAPSSVVAKALHIISEVVVAVREEEGSRGEGQGFPAAQLQASPRKEKPITVEELDGHPAGSEVDWEGGVRPWRCVVEGLESEEGQASLHRVHEELCARSVELDDQTDTQIGQQRSEWTGLPVVD from the exons ATGAGCAG ggacGTGTTGCCAGTGTGTCTGTTCATCCCTCCGTGGCTCTACAGTCTAACAGATCAGCCACAGTCCAACAGTCTGTCCCAGCTGGGTCCCA AATCCTGGCTGTGTCCCACCTCTGACCTCCAGACTGATCACATGACTCAGAGGGCTCCTGGTACTGCCATGTGCACCATACAG CTGACAGCAGCAAATGGTGCTCTGTGCATCATCAACCCACTCTATCTCCATGAGCATGGCGATGACTGGCTGACCCATCAACCAACCAGCCCACAGCGAGTTAATCGGCCAGCGAATTATAGGCGTGAGAGACGACTGAGTACAACAAGACCTTGGTCAGGGTCGGGCCTTCTTACTAAGAGAGCTATCTCAATGGAGCAGGAGTCCTACAGCTCCAGGTCTGATAATCCAG TCCAGGCTACCCCGTCTCCCCCCACCCCAACAGGAGGGGTGGTTCTGAGGAGGCCCAGTAGGGATGCTTCCATTGAGTCACTCGACAGAACCTGGACCCAGGACCGCACTACCAGGCCCCCCTCAGACCCCAAGCCCCTGTTCAGccctgcccctcagtcccctcacAGGGTGTCCTGGGTTGAGGACAGGGTATGGCTCTCCAAACcgccacccccctccctcctccgccCCCCCTCCCTGGAGATGGACTCGCTGTCAATCAGCAGCATGGAAGAGGAGCCGGAGTCGGTCACCTCCCCTTCCCACTCCCCCCACCCCTCGCATCGTTTGGCCGACAAGGTGAAACACCGCCTCTCGGCTGTGGGCCTGGCCATTGGTGGGCTGGGGTGTCCACAGAAGAGGATGACCAAGCGGGTGCAGGAGCTCAGCAAGCGGAGGGGCGGTTTGTTTGCCGAGGCAGTGATGGGATTCGTTGAGATGACCCTGGGGGCGGGGTTTATCCCTGGAATGACAGGTGCGGACCTGCTTCAGGAGGTGCGTACGGCTCTCACTGCCCTGAGAGAGACACTGCTGGACTGTCCTGAGATACACATCCTCATAGACAGTATGGCAGACACACCCGATGGAGAGCTGG ATGCCATACTGGAGCTCTCCCTACACAAGGTGGCCCTAAAGCCTGTGAGCGCCCACCTGTACACCTGCCTCCAGAGCTGTTGGGACCATGACGGTAGCCTGCGGAAGCTGAGGGAGAACCAGCGGCTCCTGGAGGGCCGGGGGGTGGAGGAGCTGGAAGGGACACCTGGGGCGGGGGTCCCTGATCCTGTCACCCTGGAGAAGATCCAGCAGAGGTGGTCAGCCATGCACCAGTCTTACTCCCCCAGCAGGAAGGTCCATATCCTGCTCAAGGTCTGCAAGACCATCTACCACAGCATGACGGCCAATGCCAACCCAG gaGTGGTGTATGGGGCTGATGACTTCCTGCCGTGTCTGACCTGGGTGCTTCTGCGTAGTGATGTGGTCACTCTGCAGCTGGACACTAACTACATGATGGAGCTACTGGACCCCACACAGCTGCAGGGAGAGG GAGGTTACTACCTGACGTCCCTGTATGCTTCTCTTTTCTACATCAGCAGCTTCCGCCCTCGTCTCGTCACGCGCCAGCTCAGCACCGAGGCCCAGCAATCGCTGAGCCAATGGCATCGCAGGCGCACCCTGCACTGCAACCAGTCACGACGCAGCACGAATCGGAGGACCCTCCGGAGACCTGGGCACAGTGAGAAGGGCAGGGAAAACTCCAGTTACGCAGAGATGGAAACTGGCACAGGAAGTGTAACTGACGCCCCACCGGCGCCCTCTAGTGTTGTGGCCAAGGCACTGCACATAATCTCAGAGGTGGTGGTAgcagtgagggaggaagagggcaGCAGAGGAGAGGGCCAAGGATTTCCAGCTGCACAACTCCAGGCCTCGCCTCGGAAGGAGAAACCGATTACAGTAGAAGAGTTGGACGGACATCCAGCAGGGAGTGAGGTGGACTGGGAGGGAGGGGTCAGACCATGGAGGTGTGTTGTAGAGGGCTTAGAGAGTGAGGAAGGGCAGGCTAGTCTCCATAGGGTCCATGAGGAACTCTGTGCCAGGTCAGTGGAGCTAGAtgaccagacagacacacagataggTCAGCAGAGGTCAGAGTGGACTGGGCTGCCAGTGGTAGACTGA
- the LOC139385826 gene encoding homeobox protein meis3-like, producing MDKRYEDLVHYSGSEGMPVGGYGEVMRSLPPPHYGHTVPDSLKHHRDQIYGHPLFPLLALVFEKCELATCSPRDVTALSVPPHLQGLTNHSDVCSSDSFNDDIAAFAKQIRSEKPIFSTNPELDNLMIQAIQVLRFHLLELEKVHDLCDNFCNRYITCLKGKMPTDLILDDREGGSKSDVEDFTGSCTSLSEQNQSWLRDPDDCASTPLGTPGMSCGLPSHSTDNCSDTGDGLDGGVASPSTGEEDETDRDRRNNKKRGIFPKLATNIMRAWLFQHLSHPYPSEEQKKQLAQDTGLTILQVNNWFINARRRIVQPMIDQSNRSGQSGPYSPEGAALGGYGLDGQAHLALRAAGLQGMPSLPAEYPGALLSQSGYPHAGPTLHPYPGPHPAMLLHPSPHPHPADPLIGQGLDIHAH from the exons ATGGATAAGAGG TATGAAGACCTGGTGCACTACTCAGGGTCAGAGGGCATGCCCGTGGGGGGGTATGGAGAGGTCATGAGGTCACTGCCCCCCCCTCACTATGGCCACACTGTGCCAGATTCCCTCAAACACCACAGGGACCAGATCTATGG ACATCCCCTGTTTCCACTTCTGGCCCTGGTGTTTGAGAAGTGCGAGCTGGCCACCTGCTCCCCGCGGGATGTCACAGCCCTCTCAGTGCCACCCCACCTCCAAGGCCTGACCAATCACAGTGATGTATGCTCCTCAGACTCCTTCAACGATGACATCGCAGCCTTCGCCAAACAG ATTCGCTCAGAGAAGCCCATTTTTTCAACAAATCCTGAACTGGACAACCTG ATGATCCAGGCCATTCAGGTACTACGTTTCcacctgttggagctagaaaag GTTCATGACCTGTGTGATAACTTCTGCAATCGCTACATTACCTGCCTGAAGGGCAAGATGCCCACAGACCTGATTTTGGATGACCGGGAGGGCGGGTCCAAGTCTGACGTGGAGGACTTCACTGGCTCCTGCACCAGTCTGTCAGAGCAG AATCAGTCGTGGTTGCGGGACCCAGATGACTGTGCGTCCACTCCACTAGGGACCCCTGGCATGTCATGTGGCCTGCCTTCACACAGCACAGACAACTGCAGCGATACGG GGGATGGTTTGGATGGGGGCGTGGCCTCCCCCAGTACGGGAGAGGAGGACGAGACGGACCGAGACAGAAGGAACAACAAGAAGAGGGGAATTTTCCCCAAACTGGCAACCAACATCATGAGGGCATGGCTCTTCCAGCATTTATCg CACCCATACCCCTCGGAGGAGCAGAAGAAGCAGCTGGCACAGGacacaggactgaccatcctgcAGGTCAACAACTG GTTTATCAATGCAAGACGGAGAATAGTACAGCCCATGATTGACCAGTCAAATCGCTCAG GTCAAAGCGGTCCTTACAGCCCAGAGGGAGCAGCACTGGGGGGCTACGGACTGGACGGCCAAGCCCACCTGGCTCTCAGGGCAGcag GTCTTCAGGGGATGCCGTCTCTTCCAGCAGAGTACCCCGGGGCCCTGCTGTCCCAGTCTGGCTACCCCCACGCCGGCCCAACCCTGCACCCCTACCCCGGCCCCCACCCCGCCATGCTGCTGCACCCGTCGCCCCACCCCCACCCCGCCGATCCCCTTATAGGCCAGGGCCTGGACATACACGCCCATTAA